The following coding sequences lie in one Paramormyrops kingsleyae isolate MSU_618 chromosome 15, PKINGS_0.4, whole genome shotgun sequence genomic window:
- the paox1 gene encoding polyamine oxidase (exo-N4-amino) 1 isoform X1 encodes MYDVTTKWKYNVFGMKKVPRIVVVGAGIAGIGAASELRDAGFSDVTILEATGEIGGRIGKYQLGKAWIDTGAQYIHGTSETNPVYCLSKKFGILDNVPKEEGRWSILSEKGSRVDEDFAERVYGAGEMLIRKRYQDHQRSIGEHFVEEVQKLTANWEASTEEKRLMDGILSMVGKDLLIDTGASDLKSVSLGSWKYFHADTDGDLNIEGNMFDLPSKLLKEFPDESLLLKKPVRKIEWDGSFRTGNGEQHPVRVEFGDEEEILADHVVVTISLGCLKAQASTLFSPQLPEHKLQAIDCVRFGTLTKIFLVYEEAFWDDDVSEISLLWEDESPVSLDADPAQWVKHLHFFSVMKPKEKFGNVLIGWCAGRVGELTETMKEEDLLAAITEHLRAFTRNPSLPPPKSMFRTQWYSNPFTRGAYTYLPVGTDAEVMDTLALPLSGTKATKPDLQLLFAGEATMKSLYSTVQGGLLSGQREAQRLAQHYGKVASPASHCSLSPQHQGEPLQPQTVL; translated from the exons ATGTATGACGTCACAACGAAATGGAAATATAATG TATTTGGGATGAAGAAAGTCCCAAGGATCGTGGTGGTGGGGGCGGGAATAGCAGGAATCGGAGCCGCTTCCGAACTTCGGGATGCGGGATTCAGTGATGTGACTATCCTGGAAGCCACGGGGGAGATTGGGGGGAGAATCGGCAAATATCAGCTGG GAAAAGCTTGGATAGACACAGGAGCTCAATACATCCATGGGACCAGTGAGACAAACCCTGTTTACTGCCTCAGCAAAAAATTTGGCATTTTAGACAATGTTCCTAAAGAGGAAGGAAGGTGGAGCATCCTAAGTGAAAAGGGGAGCAGAGTCGATGAGGACTTTGCAGAGCGTGTGTATGGAGCAGGAGAAATGCTCATCAGGAAGAGGTACCAAGATCACCAAAGAAGCATTGGAGAACATTTTGTAGAAGAGGTCCAAAAGCTGACGGCGAACTGGGAGGCCAGCACCGAGGAAAAGAGGCTGATGGATGGAATCCTGAGTATGGTTGGAAAAGATCTGCTTATAGACACTGGAGCCTCCGACCTCAAGAGCGTATCGCTGGGATCGTGGAAGTACTTCCATGCCGATACTGACGGGGATCTAAACATTGAAGG GAACATGTTTGATTTGCCATCCAAACTACTGAAGGAGTTTCCAGATGAATCTTTACTTCTGAAGAAGCCTGTAAGGAAGATTGAGTGGGATGGCTCCTTCAGAACTGGGAATGGAGAACAGCACCCAGTGCGTGTGGAGTTTGGAGATGAGGAGGAGATACTTGCTGATCATGTTGTGGTGACTATCTCCTTGG GCTGCCTGAAAGCACAGGCCTCCACACTTTTCAGTCCTCAGCTCCCTGAACACAAGCTTCAGGCCATTGACTGTGTCAGGTTTGGCACGCTCACTAAGATCTTCTTGGTGTACGAGGAGGCTTTCTGGGATGATGACGTGAGCGAGATCAGTCTGTTGTGGGAGGATGAGTCTCCCGTTTCGCTGGATGCTGACCCTGCCCAGTGGGTTAAACACTTACATTTCTTCTCCGTCATGAAACCCAAGGAGAA ATTTGGCAATGTTCTAATTGGATGGTGTGCAGGAAGGGTTGGGGAGCTGACAGAGACCATGAAGGAAGAAGACCTCTTGGCGGCCATTACTGAACACCTCAGAGCATTTACTC GGAACccatctctccctccccccaaaaGCATGTTCCGCACACAGTGGTACAGTAACCCCTTTACCCGGGGGGCTTACACGTACCTTCCCGTCGGCACTGACGCTGAGGTTATGGATACGCTGGCACTGCCCCTCTCTGGCACCAAGGCCACCAAACCG GATCTCCAGCTGCTGTTTGCTGGAGAAGCTACCATGAAGAGCCTGTACAGCACAGTGCAGGGGGGCCTGCTGTCTGGGCAAAGGGAAGCGCAGAGGCTTGCTCAGCATTACGGAAAGGTGGCATCTCCTGCCTCACACTGCTCACTCTCACCTCAGCATCAAGGAGAGCCTCTGCAGCCTCAAACAGTACTGTGA
- the mrpl55 gene encoding large ribosomal subunit protein mL55 isoform X2: MDGKRHNIFAQVAENLLPAACTYHTTATRHNSNKISVTRSGRWKYERSYPVLLVRPDGSTVSIRYKEPRRILMMPLDISTLSEEEKKARLKKHEQKRAEVKPVVEEFEDDFKVDDYSKFWKK, from the exons ATGGACGGCAAAAGGCACAATAT ATTTGCTCAGGTCGCTGAGAATCTGCTCCCTGCAGCCTGTACTTACCACACAACAGCGACTCGGCACAACTCGAATAAAATCTCCGTAACACGCAGTGGAAGATGGAAATACGAGCGAAGCTACCCGGTGCTGTTAGTGCGCCCCGACGGCTCCACCGTCAGCATTAGATACAAGGAGCCCAGGAGGATCCTGATG ATGCCGCTGGATATCTCCACGCTTtctgaggaggagaagaaggcCAGGTTGAAGAAACATGAGCAGAAGAGAGCAGAGGTCAAACCAGTAGTCGAGGAGTTTGAGGATGACTTCAAAGTTGACGATTACAGCAAATTTTGGAAAAAATGA
- the paox1 gene encoding polyamine oxidase (exo-N4-amino) 1 isoform X2 translates to MKKVPRIVVVGAGIAGIGAASELRDAGFSDVTILEATGEIGGRIGKYQLGKAWIDTGAQYIHGTSETNPVYCLSKKFGILDNVPKEEGRWSILSEKGSRVDEDFAERVYGAGEMLIRKRYQDHQRSIGEHFVEEVQKLTANWEASTEEKRLMDGILSMVGKDLLIDTGASDLKSVSLGSWKYFHADTDGDLNIEGNMFDLPSKLLKEFPDESLLLKKPVRKIEWDGSFRTGNGEQHPVRVEFGDEEEILADHVVVTISLGCLKAQASTLFSPQLPEHKLQAIDCVRFGTLTKIFLVYEEAFWDDDVSEISLLWEDESPVSLDADPAQWVKHLHFFSVMKPKEKFGNVLIGWCAGRVGELTETMKEEDLLAAITEHLRAFTRNPSLPPPKSMFRTQWYSNPFTRGAYTYLPVGTDAEVMDTLALPLSGTKATKPDLQLLFAGEATMKSLYSTVQGGLLSGQREAQRLAQHYGKVASPASHCSLSPQHQGEPLQPQTVL, encoded by the exons ATGAAGAAAGTCCCAAGGATCGTGGTGGTGGGGGCGGGAATAGCAGGAATCGGAGCCGCTTCCGAACTTCGGGATGCGGGATTCAGTGATGTGACTATCCTGGAAGCCACGGGGGAGATTGGGGGGAGAATCGGCAAATATCAGCTGG GAAAAGCTTGGATAGACACAGGAGCTCAATACATCCATGGGACCAGTGAGACAAACCCTGTTTACTGCCTCAGCAAAAAATTTGGCATTTTAGACAATGTTCCTAAAGAGGAAGGAAGGTGGAGCATCCTAAGTGAAAAGGGGAGCAGAGTCGATGAGGACTTTGCAGAGCGTGTGTATGGAGCAGGAGAAATGCTCATCAGGAAGAGGTACCAAGATCACCAAAGAAGCATTGGAGAACATTTTGTAGAAGAGGTCCAAAAGCTGACGGCGAACTGGGAGGCCAGCACCGAGGAAAAGAGGCTGATGGATGGAATCCTGAGTATGGTTGGAAAAGATCTGCTTATAGACACTGGAGCCTCCGACCTCAAGAGCGTATCGCTGGGATCGTGGAAGTACTTCCATGCCGATACTGACGGGGATCTAAACATTGAAGG GAACATGTTTGATTTGCCATCCAAACTACTGAAGGAGTTTCCAGATGAATCTTTACTTCTGAAGAAGCCTGTAAGGAAGATTGAGTGGGATGGCTCCTTCAGAACTGGGAATGGAGAACAGCACCCAGTGCGTGTGGAGTTTGGAGATGAGGAGGAGATACTTGCTGATCATGTTGTGGTGACTATCTCCTTGG GCTGCCTGAAAGCACAGGCCTCCACACTTTTCAGTCCTCAGCTCCCTGAACACAAGCTTCAGGCCATTGACTGTGTCAGGTTTGGCACGCTCACTAAGATCTTCTTGGTGTACGAGGAGGCTTTCTGGGATGATGACGTGAGCGAGATCAGTCTGTTGTGGGAGGATGAGTCTCCCGTTTCGCTGGATGCTGACCCTGCCCAGTGGGTTAAACACTTACATTTCTTCTCCGTCATGAAACCCAAGGAGAA ATTTGGCAATGTTCTAATTGGATGGTGTGCAGGAAGGGTTGGGGAGCTGACAGAGACCATGAAGGAAGAAGACCTCTTGGCGGCCATTACTGAACACCTCAGAGCATTTACTC GGAACccatctctccctccccccaaaaGCATGTTCCGCACACAGTGGTACAGTAACCCCTTTACCCGGGGGGCTTACACGTACCTTCCCGTCGGCACTGACGCTGAGGTTATGGATACGCTGGCACTGCCCCTCTCTGGCACCAAGGCCACCAAACCG GATCTCCAGCTGCTGTTTGCTGGAGAAGCTACCATGAAGAGCCTGTACAGCACAGTGCAGGGGGGCCTGCTGTCTGGGCAAAGGGAAGCGCAGAGGCTTGCTCAGCATTACGGAAAGGTGGCATCTCCTGCCTCACACTGCTCACTCTCACCTCAGCATCAAGGAGAGCCTCTGCAGCCTCAAACAGTACTGTGA
- the mrpl55 gene encoding large ribosomal subunit protein mL55 isoform X1, with protein MALHKVWTAKGTICRFAQVAENLLPAACTYHTTATRHNSNKISVTRSGRWKYERSYPVLLVRPDGSTVSIRYKEPRRILMMPLDISTLSEEEKKARLKKHEQKRAEVKPVVEEFEDDFKVDDYSKFWKK; from the exons ATGGCTCTACATAAAGTATGGACGGCAAAAGGCACAATATGTAG ATTTGCTCAGGTCGCTGAGAATCTGCTCCCTGCAGCCTGTACTTACCACACAACAGCGACTCGGCACAACTCGAATAAAATCTCCGTAACACGCAGTGGAAGATGGAAATACGAGCGAAGCTACCCGGTGCTGTTAGTGCGCCCCGACGGCTCCACCGTCAGCATTAGATACAAGGAGCCCAGGAGGATCCTGATG ATGCCGCTGGATATCTCCACGCTTtctgaggaggagaagaaggcCAGGTTGAAGAAACATGAGCAGAAGAGAGCAGAGGTCAAACCAGTAGTCGAGGAGTTTGAGGATGACTTCAAAGTTGACGATTACAGCAAATTTTGGAAAAAATGA